CAGTTCGGCACTCAACTCGCCATTGGCGCAGCCCGGCTCGAAAATTGACCGGTAATGCGCACGCGGCAAAGCGGCGAGGGTCATTGCGCGTTTGCGTTGCTCATACCAGCGCTGGCGGAACGCCCAAGGGTCATCGTTGCCGGCGAACAGGCCTTCGAAGTAACGATCCTCGACGCTCATAGAAACACCACTTCGAACGGCTGCAGCAGGCGATCGAGCACGTACGGCGCCAGCACCGGGCCGAGTCCGGCGGCCACGTCGCCTTCCAGTTGGCTGGCGAAGGCGTGTACTGCGTGGCGTTTGCGCGCCACTTGCTCAGGCGACAGCAGAATCTTGCGTGCCCGTTGCCACGGCACCAACGTGTCTTCAGGCGTTGCCCAGTGCCATGTCCACACGGGTAGCTCATGGCAGGTTGCGCCGACTCTGCGCGCCGCTTCGATACTGGCGCGACCGACAGCCTCGTGGTCGCAATGGCCGTCCTCGCGCCAAGTGGTAAAAATGACATCATCGGGGCGCAGATGCCGCTCGATAAAGTCGCTCAGCTCAGCTTCTTGCGCCGCTACTTGCGTGTCAGTGAAACCGCCACGCAGCCATTTCAATCGATGCATGGGCAGGCCGAGGCGCCGTAGCGCTTCGGCGGATTCCTGCGGGCGGATCACGCTCAGGCGCTCCACCGGCCAGCGCTCGGAGCCGGGATGACTGGCACAGCCGTCGGTGACCGAGATCAATTGCAGCGGGCGGCCCGCAGCGGCAAGCAATTGCAGCAAGCCGCCGCAACCGAGTACTTCATCGTCCGGGTGTGGCGCGATGATTATTGCTCTTGCGCCCGGCGGAACCAGACTTTGAATATCAATGCTGTCCAGTTGCGCCAGTTGCCGCGAACCCTGCCACTGGTGCAGGGACGTGCCTTGGCCGACGATCGGATTCTCTTTCTTGACGGCGTTCATAGCATCCATGCCTCTTCGGGTTGATCGGCAACCAATTGGCCGAGGGCGGCGAGGTCGCGTTCGGCGTGGCTTTGACGCAGAAACACCGGCAGATCGGCGATCAGCCGGGCGAAATGCCGATCCTTGCAATAGGGCCCGGCCCCCAGGGCACGCCCGGCTTCGCGGATCACGTGCTCGGCAGATTGTTCCACCACGGCGCGGGCGCGCCGGGCCAGCAGTTCGGCGCTGTCCTCAGGATTTGCATCGATGTGCAACGCGCTGAAGCGCAGGACATCGGCGGCCGCCTGCAAGGCAGTGTCGACCGCGCCGAGATGGGCGAGGGCATGCGGCTCGTCTCGATGGGCACAGTGTTTGCGCAGGCATTCACCGATGTGCCGCGCAGCGCCATACCAACACGCTGCGATGCCGATCCCGCCCTGCCAGAAACCCGGGCGTTGCAGGTAATCGCCGGGGTTACCGATGGCCTGCGCTTCGGCGCCGTCGAACAGTACTTCGACGCTGCCGGTCGCGCCCATACCGACCGCTTGCCAGCCTTGATCGGTGACGGTCACGCCCGGTTGATCCAGTGCGACGGCGACCAATTGTTGCTGATCGTCGGCATCCCACGCGGTGAGCAGCGCATGGCTCAGCGCGGCAGCGCCGGAACACCAGGCCTTGCGTCCGTGCAGCGTCACCAAGTGCCCGGCGGGGCGCACTTGCACCCGCGCTTGCGGCGGTTCTGCCGCCCACATGCCCCACGTGCTGCCCGGCGTTGGCGAACCACCCAATTGCTCGATGATTGCCAGCGCGTCGGTATGGCCTTCATAGAGTTTGCATAACCCCAGATCATGCCCGCCGACATCAGCCAGATGCCGAAAACGCTCCAGCGTGTGACCGCTGCCCGGCAGCGGCAAACGATCCAGTCCGGCTTCAACCATGGCTCGCAGGCACCCGCCGAGCGCGAACGTGTCGGCATAGTCCGGTGGGCGGCGGGCCAGATAGTTCTGCAAGTCCATATCAGTCTTCTTCTTCACGTTGCAGTTCAAACAGCAGCAGCGAACGCCCGGTGACCGAGTACTCGTGACCGAAGTCGAAGCGCTCCTGGCCACGGATCGCCGGCTGATTGGTGTCGATCATGCACGTCCAGAAACTGCCCTCCGGGACTTCCGGCAAGGTGAAGTTGACGATGTCGTGATGGGCGTTGACCACCAGCAGCAGGGTCGCGTCGGCACCCTTGCGCAGAATCCCGGTTTCCTGCGCGCGGCCGTCGAGCAACATGCCCAGGCAACGGTTGTGCGCATCATGCCAATGCTCTGTGGTCATCTCGGTGCCGTCCGGGGCGAGCCAGGTGACGTCCTTGACGCCGATGTCCTCGTTGTACTCGCCGACCAGGAAGCGCCCACGACGCAGGATCGGATAAGCCAGACGGAGCTTGATCAGGCGTTTGACGAATTTGAGCAGGGCCTTGCCGTCCTCGCTCAGGTCCCAGTTGACCCAGCCGATCTCGCTGTCCTGGCAATAGGCATTGTTGTTGCCATCCTGAGTGCGGGCGAATTCGTCGCCGGCGACGATCATTGGCGTGCCTTGCGCCAGCAGCAGCGTTGCGAAGAAGTTGCGCATCTGCCGATGGCGCAGGGCGTTGATTTCGGGATCGTCAGTGGGGCCTTCAACACCATGGTTCCACGACAGGTTGTTGTTGCTGCCGTCCTGGTTGTTCTCATCGTTGGCTTCGTTGTGCTTGTCGTTGTACGACACCAGATCGTTGAGGGTGAAGCCGTCGTGGGCAGTGATGAAGTTCACCGATGAATACGGCCGCCGGCCGCGCTGGTTGAACATCTCGCCGGACGCGGTCATGCGGCTGGCAAAGTCGGCGACCTGGGCGTCGTCACCCTTCCAGAACGCGCGCACGGTGTCGCGGAATTTGTCGTTCCACTCGACCCAGCCCGGCGGGAAGTTGCCGACCTGATAGCCGCCGGGGCCGCAATCCCACGGTTCGGCGATCATTTTCACCTGACGCAACACCGGGTCCTGACGGCAGGCAACGAGGAAGCTGTGACGCTCATCGAAACCGTCGTGATAGCGGCCGAGAATAGTCGCCAGGTCGAAACGGAAGCCGTCGACATGCATCTCGCTGGCCCAATAACGCAGCGAGTCGGTGACCATTTGCAGCACGCACGGGTGGCTCAGATCCAGCGTGTTGCCGGTGCCGGAATCGTTGATGTAGTAGCGCTTGTCGTCGGGCATCAAGCGGTAATACGAGGCGTTGTCGATGCCGCGCATCGACAGGGTCGGGCCTTGCTCGTTGCCCTCGGCGGTGTGGTTGTAGACCACGTCAAGAATCACTTCCAGATTGGCTTCGTGCAGGTGCGCGACCATCTCCTTGAATTCGGCAATCTTGCCGCTGGCCAGATAGCGCGGATCCGGGGCGAAAAACGCGATGCTGTTGTAACCCCAGTAGTTGGTCATGCCTTTGTGCAGCAGATGCTGATCGTTGACGAAGGCATGGATCGGCAGCAACTCGACGGTGGACACGCCGAGCTTGCGAATGTGTTCGAGCACATCGTCGACCATCAACCCGGCGAAGGTGCCGCGCACATTCTCCGGCACCGAGGGATGGCGCATGCTGATGCCGCGCACGTGGGTTTCATAAATGATCGTCTTGTCCCACGGCACGCTGACGCGATGGTCGTTGCCCCAGGTGTGGGCCGGGTCGATGACTTTGCATTTGGGCACGAATGGCGCGCTGTCGCGTTCGTCGAAACTGAGGTCGGCGTCGGGGTGGCCGATGGTGTAGCCGAACAAGGCTTCTGACCACTTGAGTTGGCCGACCAGTTGTTTGGCGTAGGGGTCGATAAGCAGTTTGTTGTGGTTGAAGCGGTGGCCGTTGGCCGGGTCATACGGGCCGTAGACGCGGTAGCCATAAATCAGCCCCGGATGGGCGTCGGGCAAGTAGCCGTGGTAGATCTCATCGGTGTATTCGGGCAGTTCGATGCGTTCGAGCTCGACTTCACCGGCATCGTCGAAGATGCACAGTTCGACCTTGGTGGCGTTGGCGGAGAACAGGGCAAAGTTCACCCCCAAGCCGTCCCAGGTCGCACCGAGCGGGAAGGGCAGACCCTCACGAATTCTCGAGGGCTCGGCGTGCTGTGCGGGCTCGGCTTTTTTTGGACGGGTCATGATTGCTCCTGCAAAAAAACGGGTGAATTCTGGGCTGACACAAATCTTCAGGAGTGAGCCTGCTCGCGATAGCGGTAAATCCGGCGACATCGATGTTGACTATCAGCAAGCGATCGCGAGCAGGCTCACTCCTACAGGGGTTATGCGTGTTTCTTGAGGGCGAACGACCCCTCTGTGGCGAGCACGCCCGCCACACAGTCATTCAGTTCAATAATCGGGGAAAGCGTCAGTTCGCCGGGGGCTTGCGTGGCACCTTAGGCTTTTTCTCGACTGCTTTTTCGCCCGGTGGCACGACTTTGGCGGCGCTCGCAGGCTTGGTTTTGGCCGGGGCTTTGGGCTTGGCGGCTGGCGCCTTGACCTCGGCGGTCTTGCCAACGGTTTTGCTGCCGGCAGCCTTCGGTGATTTCTTCGGTGCCAGTGCTTCGGCCTCGGCCAGTTTGCGCGCCATCTCCCAGTGGCGCTCTTCGTGGCCCTCGGGCTTACCTTCCGATTCCCAGATCTGATAGGCGAATTCGCGGATGCGTTTATCGTCGGTGCTCATCGCAATGCTCCTGAACTGAACTCATGCTTACGTTAAGTGTTGGATAAAGAGATTGACCGGGACATCCCCCAGCGCGTCGCTGACATTCAGCTCCCTGTTTTTTGTGACTGCTGTGGTTGCAAAAAGTCCCTTCAGATTTTTGTCAGAGGCGGCGAACGGTAAAACCACCCGCGTATCGCCCCAGCGCAGCGCATCGATTTGCGGGACGGCACTGTTTTCCAGCAGTGCCGCGCAGCGAATCGGCACGATCACGATGGCTTGCTGACCTTGATGTTCGCGGGCGAACGCGAGCACGTGGTGCGCCTGGCTACCCAGCACCTCCAGAGCCTGATACGTGCCACGCCGGAACAGCTCGGCGTGTTCAGCGCGCAGGTTCAGCACTTGGGCAATCAAGGCTTGCTTGATGCGACCGTCACGCCAGTTCGACAGCAGGTCTGTGATCGGCGCCTGCGCCGCCAAAGCCTGCTCCCGAGCGGGGTAATCCACCGGCCGGCGGTTGTCCGGATCGACCAGGCTGAAGTCCCAGAACTCGTTGCCTTGATACAAATCCGGCACCCCCGGCACCGTCATGCGCAGCAAGGTTTGCGCCAAGCCGTTCAGTGCGCCGGCCGCCGCGATGCTGTTGACGGTCTTGCTCAACGCCGCGCGCAGCAATTCACCTTCTTCACCGGTGAGGAGTTTTTCAGTGAACGCTTGCGCTGCGTCTTCATAGGCTTCGTTGGGCGCGCTCCAACTGCTTTGCAGCTTGGCTTCACGCAGGGCTTTCTGTTGCCATTGCCAGATGCGTTTGGCGTAGTCGGCAAAACCCGCCTGATCACCGTCGTGTAAATCCAGCGGCCAACTGCCGAGCAGTGCCTGGTAGAGAATCAGCTCATCACCGGTCGACGGCATTTGGTCATCGCTGCGCACGGGGCGGGCGAGGGCGCGCCACAGTTCAATCTGTTCGGCATACCAGTGGCTGCGCTCGCTGAGCACCGCGAGGCGCGCGCGGGTATCTTCGCCGCGTTTGTGGTCGTGGGTGGCTGTGGCCAGCAGGTTGTCGGGGAACTGGCTCAAGCGTTGCTGATTGATCTCGTGGAAATCGCTGACTGGCGCGCTGAACTGCTCGGTGTTGTAGCCGACGTCATTGCGCGACAGCAGCACCGCCGAACGATACAGCGCGGTGTCTTCCACGGCTTTGGCGGCCGCCGGGGAAGTCAGTTGCTGGAAGCGCACGCAGGCATGTTTGAGGATTTTGCGCGAGCGTCCGCGTGGCTTTTGTCGCCATGGGGTGCCACCGAGCCACGCTGCAACGCAATCGAGCACCGGCCAGTCGCCTTCGCCCAGTGCCTGCCGCGCACCGTCCATGGCCTGCTGGAAAAACACGTCATCCTGCGCCGAGCGACCCATTGCGCTGATGTAGGTGCGATACACCGGGAAGTGCACGATCAACGCCTGTAACACACGGCGAATCGCGCCGAGGGTCAGGTCGCGGGTCATCAGGTCATCACGGGCCACTTGTAGCAGCGCCTGGGCGACGCTTTCGCAATCGCTGGCCAGCGAGCCGTTGAGGATCTGCTGACGCGCCAGTTGTGCTTCTTCGATAAACGCGGCAGGGCGTTCGGTGCGGCGTTGCCACAAGTCGCCCAAGACGTATTCGCCGTCCGGATCGTGTTGCAGCAGCGACAGCTGATTCATGAACTCGTAACCGGTGGTGCCATCCACCGCCCAGTCGCGGCGCGGGGTTTCGCCGGCACCGAGGATCTTTTCGACGTAGATCGGCAAGTGCCGCCCCGGCGCCAACAGGTCGACGCGCCGACGCAGTTTGCGGCAGTAACCGCGCGGATCGGCGAGGCCGTCGATATGGTCGATGCGCAAACCGTCGACCAACCCTTCGGCGATCAACTGAAAGATTTTGCCGTGGGTCGCTTCGAACACCGCCGGACGTTCGACGCGCAAACCACCCAACTCATTGATGTCGAAGAAACGCCGCCAGTTGATGTCGTCAGCCGCCGTGCGCCAACTGGCGAGGCGATAACTCTGGCGCTCCAGCAACTGATGGAGCTTGTGGAAGCCTTTTTCGGTGGTTGAGTCGTAATGCTCCAGATTGCGCTGGATGGCTTCAAGGATCTGCGGATCTCTGGCCAGTTGCCGCAGCTCTTCCTTCAGTGGGCCGGCCAGTGAATGGGCATTGGTCTGATAGCTGAGTGTACTGAAATGATCGGCGAGAGTTTTCAGCGCATCCTCGGGTTTGAGCAATTCGCCGTAATCGTTCGGGCAGATCGGGAAATGGTGGTCGTAATGTTCGACGTGGAAGCTGCCGTTTTGCGCATTGAAATGCAGCTTCAGCGTGCCTTCCTGCAACGCGACGCCGTAATCGCTGCCGAGAAACGGCAACAGCAACTGGCCTTCCATCAACGGATCCGGCGAGTGCCATTGAATGTCGAAGAACTCACCGTAGGGGCTCAGGCGTCCCCATTCCAGCAGGTCCAACCACCATGGATTGTCACTGCCGCCGACCGCCATGTGGTTGGAGACGATGTCGAGGATCAGGCCCATGTTGTGTTCGCGCAGGGCGCTGACCAGATTCCTTAGCGCGGGTTCGCCGCCAAGTTCCGGGTTGACCTGAGTCGGGTCGACCACGTCGTAGCCGTGCATCGAGCCTGCCCGCGCCGCGAGCAGTGGTGAGGCGTAGATGTGGCTGATGCCCAGACGGGCGAAATACGGCACCAGCGGCACCGCTTGTTCGAGCGTGAAGCCTTTGTGAAATTGCAGGCGCAGGGTGGCGCGCAACGGCTGGATGAGCGCTTGATTCATTGGTCACGCTCGGCTGCCTGAAGGCGTGCGCACGCCAATAGTTCAAGACGCCGCGCGGCATCCGCACCGTCGAGCAACGCCTCGCTGGCGCCGGGCAGGCGCCGCGACCAGTTCGGATGCGTATCGATCGTGCCTGGCAGATTGGCTTGTTCGTCGATGCCCAGCGCGTCTTCCAGCGGTAGCAACACCAGCGGCGCGCGGGTATGCCCGAGGAAACGCACGCTGGCGTCCACCACCTGATCGGCCTCGTGGGACTCCTCGCGAAAGTTCTGCGGGTCCTGGCTCAACGCTCCGCGCAGGCCTTCGCGTTCCCGTTGACGATGCCGGCGCCATTCGATTTCGCCGTTGCCATCGACAAAACCCAGTCGCGAATTCCAGTCGATGTCGCGACCATGCCACCAGCCGTTTAGCGTCGGCAGATCGTGAGTGCTGGTGGTCGCCAATGCGTTATCCGGCCAGTCGAGAATCGGTTTGAAACGGGTGTTGTCCTGTTCGAACAACAGCACGCGCATGCCGAGCATGGAGCGGGCAATGAGTTTTTCCTGGAGACCGTCGGGCACGGTGCCGAGGTCTTCGCCGAGCACAATCGCTTGATGACGATGGGATTCCAGTGTCAGCAAGCGCAACAGATCGTCCACCGGGTAATAGAGGTAGGCACCGTCGGCCGGTGCCGCGCCGTTGGGAATCACCCACAGGCGTTGCAGGCCCATGACATGGTCGATGCGCAAACCGCCGGCGTGAGCGAAGTTCGCGCGCAGCATTTCGATGAACGCGCGAAAGCCGTTGCGGATCAGGCCTTCGGGGGAAAACGCGGAAATTCCCCAGCCCTGACCGGAGCGATTAAGGATGTCCGGCGGCGCACCAACGGTGAGCGAGGCGAGCAGTTCGTCCTGAAAGCTCCAGGCCTGACTGCCAGCGCCATCGGCACCCACGGCAAGGTCGGCGATCAGGCCGATGCCCATGCCGGCGCTGCGCGCGGCGGTTTGCGCACGCTCCAGGCATCGGTGGATCAGCCATTGGCAGAATGCAAAGTAACCGATGCGCTCGGCATATTCTTCGGCAAACGCTTCGAGGGCGGCGCCGCGCGGGTCGTGCCAATGTTCTGGCCATTCGCGCCAGTCGAGGCTTTCGCCACGTGCGGCGCGCATTTCCTGGATGGCTTCGAAGCGGCAGTGATTTTCCAGCGCCTCGCCACCGGCATGACGAAAACTGGCGAAGTCGGGGTGCAACGGATGATCGCCCGCAGTGAATCCGTCGTACAGGGCTTGAAGCAGTTTGTGCTTGGCCTCGGCAGCGGCGGGCCAGTCGATCAGTTTCAGATCTTCCAGTTTCGCAAACTGCTCGGCCAGCCCAGCGCTGTCGATCGCATCGCGCAAAGCCCGCTCACCGAGAATTGCGCCGGGCGCGGCATACAGGGAATTGAGAAACAAACGGCTGGATGGCGAATAGGGACTGTAGCGCCCGGTGTCGGCGCTGAACATTGCGTGCAGCGGGCTGATCGCCAGTGCGTCCGCACCGCGTTCACCGGCCACCCGCGCCAGTTCTTCCAGTGCCTGGGTGTCGCCGAAGCCACCATCGCCGGGGCGACGCAAGCCATATAGCTGCACGCTGAGACCCCAGGCGCGAGGGATCGGATTGTCTACCGCGTCGCCGACGCTGAAGCAGCGCTCAGGAGCCACGGCAAGTGTGAAGTATTGATCGTCAATGTGAACCTGTTGATAGCCGACCGGGATCAGGCCGGGCAGTACCGACTCGGAATCGAGTTTCAGGTTCATGCGCGAACCGTCTTCAAGGTGGATCTCACACGGGGTCTCAGGCTTGAAATAACGCGCAAGATCAACGCCGACGCCGACATCACTGGTCAGCAGCGGCGGCAAGTGACGGTCTTGCTGGACCTGTTGCAGTTCAAGCAGGCTGGCGTCGATTTCCTGGGAGGTGCTGGCAGGGTGGCCAAGGCCGATCAGGACATTGCGTAACACCGCCGGAGCGACTTTTTGCGGGCGGCCATTGGCGTCGATCCAGTCGACGGCCAGGCCGGCTCTGCTTGCAAGAATTTCCAGTTGCGCATCGCTCATAGGCGCTCTCCATCCAAAGGTTGCAAAGGGGTTGCGGCCGTGAGGCTGACAAGCGCGCAATACGGGGGCAGCAGGCCCTCATCCGACAGTTCGCCTGCGGGTGGCTTTTGAAAAAGCCACACTGCGCCGGACCGTGGAGGGTTGACCACCGCCGTATCACTGAGGTTCAGGTCGATTCGCAGCTCACTGCCATCGCCCAGGCGCCAGCGTGCGCTGACGGCGCCATGGCCGAGCATTTGCGCTCCCAGCGCCTGAGTACCAGACAAGTGGGGGATGATGTGTTTATGGCGCAATTGCAGGAGTTGCCGGTACAGCGCGAGGGTTTGCTGTTGCAGTGGCGTGCCGTTTCCAATCAGCCGTGGCTGTGAGGCATGGAAGGTTTGTTCGGCGTTAGGATCGGGAATTTGCTCGCGTTTTTGCGGATCGTTGAAGGCGCCGAACGCAGCGAATTCGTTGCGCCGGCCCTCGCGTACCAATTCCGCCAGTTCGCCGTGATGGCTGGTGAAGAACAGGAACGGCTGCTCGGCGGCAAACTCGTCGCCCATGAACATCATCGGGATCATCGGCGACAGCAGCAACAGCACGGTTGCTGCCTGAACAGCGCGGGGATCGGCCAGTTGATGCAGGCGCTCGCCAAAGGCGCGGTTGCCAATCTGATCGTGGTTCTGCAGGAACAGGACAAACGCGGTCGAAGGCAGATGTTCACTCGGTTCGCCCCGGGGTTCGCCATGTCGGGTGATGTGGCCCTGAAACACGAAGCCCTGACTCAGACAACGCACCAATTGCTCGGTGGGTTGCAGGGCATAGTCGGCGTAATAGGCATCGGTTTCGCCGGTCAGCAACACATGTAAAGCGTTATGGCCGTCGTCGTTCCACTGCGCGTCGTAATCATTCTCCAGCAGGCTCGATTGATTGAGCTCGTTTTCCACGGTCAGCCAGACATGACGGCTCGGGTCGATCTGCTGGCGGATTCGCTGGGCCATGTCACTGAGAAAGTCCGGATCTTCGATGGCGTGCACCGCGTCCAGGCGCAGGCCGTCGAAGCGGTATTCGAGCAGCCACATCAACGCGTTTTCGATGAAAAACTCGCGCACCTCGGTACGTCGAAAATCGATCGCCACGCCCCACGGGGTATGTTTGTCCTCGCGAAAGAAGCCTTTGGCGTAACGGTGCAGGTAATTGCCATCGGGGCCGAAGTGGTTGTAGACCACATCGAGAATCACCGCCAGACCATGGCCGTGAGCACTGTCGATCAAGTGCTTGAGTTGTTCCGGGGTGCCGTATGACGCTTGCGGCGCATACGGGAGGACGCCGTCGTAACCCCAGTTTCGATCACCCGGGAACTGCGCCAGCGGCATCAGTTCGATGGCGGTGACACCCAGCTCAACCAAGCGTTGCAAGTGCTGTTCGACCTCGGCAAATCCGCCAAGCGCACCGACGTGCAGCTCGTAGATCACCGCTTCACTCCACGGCCGGCCTTGCCAGGCGCTGTGTCGCCACTGATAGGCCAGCGGATCGACTACTACGCTGCGGCGGTCCAGGTCGCCGTCCTGTGCTCTGGAGGCTGGGTCGGGCACCTCAAGTTCGCCATCGATGTTGTAGCGGTAACGCGTGCCCGCCGGGCAACGGGTCTTGATCACAAACCAACCATCGGCCTGCGGCAGCATTGGCAGCGACTGTCCGTCCTCCAGCTCCACGCTGACGTAAAACGCATCCGGCGCCCAGAGCGCAAATTGTGTGTGTTCGGCGTCCTGCATGATCGCGCCGTGGGGCCAGTTCTCTTGGGTCCGTAACGGCATCGTGGAAAACTCCCTGATTATTTGTGGTGTGCTTTACCCAGCGCCTTGGCGACCAGTTGTTCATAGAGTTCAGCGTAGGGTTCGACCGCTTTGCACCAATTGAACGGCGCGGCCATGGCCCGGCAACGCATGGCGTTGAGCAGTTCTGGAAAGGCAAAGACCTTGAATGCGCGGCTCAGAGCTTCGCGGTAGCTGTCGGCGGTAGACTCGTCGAACAGGAACCCGGTGACGCCGTTTTCGATGGTGTCGGCCAGCCCGCCGGTGTTGCGTGCTACCGGCAACGAACCGAAGCGCTGGGCGTACATCTGGCTCAAGCCGCAAGGCTCGTAACGCGAAGGCATCAGCAGGAAATCGCTGCCGGCAAACATCCGGCGGGCGTCGGTTTCGTTGAAGCCGATACGTACGCCGACCTGGCCGGGAAAGCGCAGCGCCAATTCGCGCATGGCTTGCTCTTCTTCCGGCTCGCCACGACCGATAATCGCGATCTGGCCGCCGTTCTGTACGATGTACTCGGAGACTGCCTCGGTCAGGTCCAGGCCTTTCTGATAGACCAGACGCGAGACCACTGCGAACAACGGGCCTTCGGAGTCGTTCAGACCGAAAAGGTCGCGAACGTGAGCGGCGTTGACTGCTTTGCCTTCCCAATCGCCAATGGCGAAGGGCGCGAATAGATGTGGGTCAGTGGCCGCGTCCCAGCTCTCATCAATCCCGTTGGGGATACCGCTGAGCAAACCCTGCTGAGTCTTGGCGGCGAGAAAGCCGTCGAGGCCGCAACCGAAATCCGGGGTAGTGATTTCCTGCGCGTAGGTGGCGCTGACCGTGGTGATGTGGCTGGAGTACGCCATGCCGGCCTTGAGGAACGACATCTTGCCGTAGAACTCCATGCCTTCCTGTTGCAGGGCATGATTGGGAATGCCGAGCTCGGGGCAGGAGCCGAGGCTGGTGACGCCTTGATAGGCCAGGTTGTGAATCGTGAACAGTGTTGGCGTGCGCTGCCCACGCCAGTGCATATAGGCAGGGGCCAGGCCGGCCGGCCAGTCATGGGCGTGCACCAGATCCGGGCACCAGTGGATTTGGGCCAGATTGGCGGCGATATCGGCAGCAGCCAGACCCAGGCGAGCAAAGCGAATGTGGTTGTCCGGCCAGTCGCGACCGTTGTTGGCACCGTAGGGCGAACCTTCGCGCTCGTAGAGCTCAGGGCAGATCAGCACGTAGATCACCAGCCCGTCCGGCATGTCCATGCGTCCGATCTTGCACGGTGGCAGCGCGGCGTGGCCGCCGAGTTCGCCGATGATATGGATCGGGTTTTCGCTGTGCATCACCTGCGGATAACCGGGGATCAACACCCGCACGTCGTGCAGATGGGCCATGGCGCGAGGCAGGGCGGCGGAAACGTCACCCAGACCGCCGGTCTTCACCAGATCTGCGATTTCCGAAGTCACGAACAATACTTTTTTCTTGTTGGGATTCTGACTCGCTACCGGAGTCAGCGTCTTGGTGCCGGGGACGCTGATCGATCGGCTGCCGGGAACGCTGACGGTACTCGCTTCGCCTACTGACTGCTGAGCACGCTCTCCCTGAATATCCAATGCCGCACTGATCATATGAATCTCCCGTCTCGTTGATCTGATTCTTGTCTTGAACAAGCGATGTCCATGGCCAAGTCCTGTGGCCGGGCGCAAACGCGCCTCGCATCGGTGAGCAAACGCTACCCAACACGCGCTAGCAGAATGGGTGGTGAGGCCATTGCAAGGAATGAACCAGTCGTGTTCCCCCTGCCTTTCAGATGACCCGCCGTCTTCGGCAAAAGTTTCGATTATTTTGCTGTGGTGTGACCGGCCGGTTTCGCCCCGCGAAAATCAGTCTAGGCCAGATACTAGAGCGGGCGAGGGGGAATGGGTAAATTGTTCGACAATCGGTTGGCGAGGCACGGAAACCGTGGTGTGAGGATGGAAACGCACCGACGAAGTGCAGGTTTTTTTGCGTAGTGGGGGCAAAACAGTGACTGAGCGGTCACGATTTTGTGCT
The sequence above is drawn from the Pseudomonas sp. FP2196 genome and encodes:
- the malQ gene encoding 4-alpha-glucanotransferase; translated protein: MSDAQLEILASRAGLAVDWIDANGRPQKVAPAVLRNVLIGLGHPASTSQEIDASLLELQQVQQDRHLPPLLTSDVGVGVDLARYFKPETPCEIHLEDGSRMNLKLDSESVLPGLIPVGYQQVHIDDQYFTLAVAPERCFSVGDAVDNPIPRAWGLSVQLYGLRRPGDGGFGDTQALEELARVAGERGADALAISPLHAMFSADTGRYSPYSPSSRLFLNSLYAAPGAILGERALRDAIDSAGLAEQFAKLEDLKLIDWPAAAEAKHKLLQALYDGFTAGDHPLHPDFASFRHAGGEALENHCRFEAIQEMRAARGESLDWREWPEHWHDPRGAALEAFAEEYAERIGYFAFCQWLIHRCLERAQTAARSAGMGIGLIADLAVGADGAGSQAWSFQDELLASLTVGAPPDILNRSGQGWGISAFSPEGLIRNGFRAFIEMLRANFAHAGGLRIDHVMGLQRLWVIPNGAAPADGAYLYYPVDDLLRLLTLESHRHQAIVLGEDLGTVPDGLQEKLIARSMLGMRVLLFEQDNTRFKPILDWPDNALATTSTHDLPTLNGWWHGRDIDWNSRLGFVDGNGEIEWRRHRQREREGLRGALSQDPQNFREESHEADQVVDASVRFLGHTRAPLVLLPLEDALGIDEQANLPGTIDTHPNWSRRLPGASEALLDGADAARRLELLACARLQAAERDQ
- the treZ gene encoding malto-oligosyltrehalose trehalohydrolase translates to MPLRTQENWPHGAIMQDAEHTQFALWAPDAFYVSVELEDGQSLPMLPQADGWFVIKTRCPAGTRYRYNIDGELEVPDPASRAQDGDLDRRSVVVDPLAYQWRHSAWQGRPWSEAVIYELHVGALGGFAEVEQHLQRLVELGVTAIELMPLAQFPGDRNWGYDGVLPYAPQASYGTPEQLKHLIDSAHGHGLAVILDVVYNHFGPDGNYLHRYAKGFFREDKHTPWGVAIDFRRTEVREFFIENALMWLLEYRFDGLRLDAVHAIEDPDFLSDMAQRIRQQIDPSRHVWLTVENELNQSSLLENDYDAQWNDDGHNALHVLLTGETDAYYADYALQPTEQLVRCLSQGFVFQGHITRHGEPRGEPSEHLPSTAFVLFLQNHDQIGNRAFGERLHQLADPRAVQAATVLLLLSPMIPMMFMGDEFAAEQPFLFFTSHHGELAELVREGRRNEFAAFGAFNDPQKREQIPDPNAEQTFHASQPRLIGNGTPLQQQTLALYRQLLQLRHKHIIPHLSGTQALGAQMLGHGAVSARWRLGDGSELRIDLNLSDTAVVNPPRSGAVWLFQKPPAGELSDEGLLPPYCALVSLTAATPLQPLDGERL
- the glgA gene encoding glycogen synthase GlgA, coding for MISAALDIQGERAQQSVGEASTVSVPGSRSISVPGTKTLTPVASQNPNKKKVLFVTSEIADLVKTGGLGDVSAALPRAMAHLHDVRVLIPGYPQVMHSENPIHIIGELGGHAALPPCKIGRMDMPDGLVIYVLICPELYEREGSPYGANNGRDWPDNHIRFARLGLAAADIAANLAQIHWCPDLVHAHDWPAGLAPAYMHWRGQRTPTLFTIHNLAYQGVTSLGSCPELGIPNHALQQEGMEFYGKMSFLKAGMAYSSHITTVSATYAQEITTPDFGCGLDGFLAAKTQQGLLSGIPNGIDESWDAATDPHLFAPFAIGDWEGKAVNAAHVRDLFGLNDSEGPLFAVVSRLVYQKGLDLTEAVSEYIVQNGGQIAIIGRGEPEEEQAMRELALRFPGQVGVRIGFNETDARRMFAGSDFLLMPSRYEPCGLSQMYAQRFGSLPVARNTGGLADTIENGVTGFLFDESTADSYREALSRAFKVFAFPELLNAMRCRAMAAPFNWCKAVEPYAELYEQLVAKALGKAHHK